The candidate division WOR-3 bacterium nucleotide sequence CAGGAGGAGGAGCTCTTTTGAGAAATATAGACAAGATGTTCAAGGAAGAGACGGATCTTAAAGTGACAATTGCAGAGGACCCTCTTAAGTCTGTAGTAAAAGGAGCTGGGAAAGCTTTGGATAATATTAAAGAATACAAAAACCTTCTGATGGAGCCTGCATAATGAAAAAAAAGATCCTTCGGGTTTATCTTCTTCTTGTATTTCTTTCCATTATTTCTTTAGTTATTGATCGTGCTACAAATTTTAAATTGGGGAATAACATATATTTAATTTTTTCTCGCAATTTTAAAGTTCTTTTTTTTGATTTTCCAAAAAAGAAGAATTTTAAAGATTCACAACTTTTATTTAAGGTAGGGACTCTTTCCTATGAAAGTCAACTTTATAGAGAGTTAAAAAAAGAGAACGAAAAATTAAAAGAAATCTTAGAATTTAAAAATACCTATCCTAAAAAGGTAATCCCGGCTGAAATTGAAAATAAAAGCCCTTGGGAAATAAATCTCTCTTTTAGTATTGAAAAGGGTTCTCTCTCAGGAATTGAAGTAGGCGCTCCTGTAATAGGGCTTAAAGGTGTTATTGGTAAAGTTCTGAAAGTCGGAGAGAATTCTTCTATTATTCAAACACTAAAAAGCTACAATTCTGCGGTTTCGGTAAAAACAACGAGGAAAGAGATTAGAGGAATACTCAAATGGAATAGAAAGTTCTTTGTAGAGGGAATCCCTAAATTTGCAGACGTTAAGAAAGGGGACACTCTTGTTACATCAGGGGAAGGTTCTGTTTTCCCTAAGGGATTACCCATTGGAGTTGTCTCTTATATAAGTAAAACAGGAAACGATTATTCGCTTTTAGTAGAAGTAGAACCTTTTGAAGATCTTGAGAATTTAGAATTTGTGTTCATTTTAAAAAAATGAAATTTTTGGTATTTATATTACTTTCGTTCTTTGCTCTTTATCTTTCTTTAAATCCTTCTCTTATTTCTCCGAGAGATGGGATTTCAGCGAAACCCATAGTTATTCTTCTTTACTTTTTAACATTGTACTGGAGACCCATTTGGGCGCTTTTTGTTGCTTTTTTTCTTGGTTTTTTATACGAAATTAATCTTTCTGTTCTAACTGGGACTTACCCCTTTCTTTTTACTTCAATGGTTTTTGTATTAAGTGAAATTGAGAAAAAAATTTTTAAGTTTAAATTTAACTCTCTTGTTTTACTTGGTTCCTTTATTTTCTTTTTTGGACTTGTCCAGAGTTTAATAGAGGCAAGGAATGCAAAAATAATATTTTATAAGATTTTTACAGATTTAATCCCTGAGGTCATTTTTAACATCTTTATTGGTTTTGTAATTCTCTTTTTTATAAATAAAAGAAAATGAAAACACCAAAAATATTAATTATCTCTTTAGCTTTTGTTTTGATCCTAAGATTATTACAGCTTCAAATAATCCAAAAAGATTACTATAGAACTCTTTCCGAGAGAAACAGAATAAGAAGGGAAATATTATTGCCACCAAGGGGAAGGATTCTTTCAAGAGAAGGGGATATTCTTGCTGATTCCAGACCCTCTTTTTCCCTCACAATATATCCTCGTCAAATTCATTCTTTAGAAATAGAAAAATTATGCGATATTTTTAAAATGGATAAGGAAGAAATAGCAAGAAGGATAAACCCGAATTTTAGCAGTTGTAAGATTAAAAGGGTTTCTTTTGAAATTGCATCAAAAATAATAGAAAAACAAGAAGAATTCCCTTCAGTAAGGTTAATTACAGAGCCTGTGCGTTTTTACGAAAATGATAGAGTTTTTTCCCATCTAATAGGTTATGCTGGAGAGATAACTGAAGAGGAGTTAAAACTCTTAGGGAAAGATTATATGAGGGGAGATGTTATTGGGAAAAAGGGGGTTGAGTTACAGTATGAAGATTTTCTGAGAGGGGAAAGAGGAGCTTTCATTTACGAGGTTGACGCAAGAGGAGTAGTTGTAAAAAGCTTCGATGAATCATATGGAAAGACTTCTGAGAAAGGATATGATGTTTACCTTACAGTTTCAAAGGCTCTCACTATTTATGTAGATTCTCTTTTTTCAGAGTATCAAAGCGGGGCTTGTGTTGCAATGAATCCAAAAAATGGAGAGATTATTTTATATTATTCAA carries:
- the mreC gene encoding rod shape-determining protein MreC, producing MKKKILRVYLLLVFLSIISLVIDRATNFKLGNNIYLIFSRNFKVLFFDFPKKKNFKDSQLLFKVGTLSYESQLYRELKKENEKLKEILEFKNTYPKKVIPAEIENKSPWEINLSFSIEKGSLSGIEVGAPVIGLKGVIGKVLKVGENSSIIQTLKSYNSAVSVKTTRKEIRGILKWNRKFFVEGIPKFADVKKGDTLVTSGEGSVFPKGLPIGVVSYISKTGNDYSLLVEVEPFEDLENLEFVFILKK
- the mreD gene encoding rod shape-determining protein MreD, with amino-acid sequence MKFLVFILLSFFALYLSLNPSLISPRDGISAKPIVILLYFLTLYWRPIWALFVAFFLGFLYEINLSVLTGTYPFLFTSMVFVLSEIEKKIFKFKFNSLVLLGSFIFFFGLVQSLIEARNAKIIFYKIFTDLIPEVIFNIFIGFVILFFINKRK